A single window of Nocardioides kongjuensis DNA harbors:
- a CDS encoding crotonase/enoyl-CoA hydratase family protein has protein sequence MSDRRFTVARDGAVATVGLAGPGGKAVMDEAFFAELGATFTELDADDAVRAVVLSGAGDHFSYGLDLAAAAGTFAPLRQATHAGARQELMALIRRWQAALDTVANLRKPTVAAVTGWCIGGGVDLAVACDVRVASADAVFSVREAKVGIVADLGSLQRLVGVIGDGHLRELALTGDDVDAARAAQIGLVNHVHATPAETRTAAAELAARMAANSPLVLRGIKDVLDTERGPRVEAGLRYTAVWNSAFLLSDDLDEAMLAFLERRPPEFTGR, from the coding sequence GTGAGCGACCGCCGGTTCACCGTCGCCCGCGACGGCGCCGTCGCCACGGTCGGCCTCGCCGGCCCGGGCGGCAAGGCGGTCATGGACGAGGCGTTCTTCGCGGAGCTGGGGGCGACCTTCACCGAGCTCGACGCCGACGACGCGGTCCGTGCCGTCGTCCTGTCCGGCGCGGGCGACCACTTCTCCTACGGCCTCGACCTGGCGGCCGCGGCCGGGACCTTCGCGCCCCTGCGCCAGGCCACGCACGCCGGCGCCCGGCAGGAGCTGATGGCACTGATCCGGCGTTGGCAGGCGGCCCTCGACACGGTTGCGAACCTGCGCAAGCCCACCGTCGCCGCGGTCACCGGCTGGTGCATCGGCGGCGGGGTCGACCTCGCCGTCGCCTGCGACGTCCGGGTCGCCTCGGCCGACGCGGTGTTCAGCGTGCGCGAGGCCAAGGTCGGCATCGTCGCCGACCTCGGCAGCCTGCAGCGCCTGGTCGGCGTGATCGGCGACGGCCACCTGCGCGAGCTCGCCCTGACCGGCGACGACGTCGACGCCGCCCGCGCCGCCCAGATCGGCCTGGTCAACCACGTGCACGCCACCCCCGCCGAGACGCGGACGGCGGCCGCGGAGCTCGCGGCCCGGATGGCCGCCAACTCCCCGCTGGTCCTGCGCGGCATCAAGGACGTCCTCGACACCGAGCGCGGTCCCCGCGTCGAGGCCGGCCTGCGCTACACCGCCGTGTGGAACTCGGCCTTCCTGCTCAGCGACGACCTCGACGAGGCGATGCTGGCCTTCCTCGAGCGCCGCCCGCCGGAGTTCACCGGCCGCTGA
- a CDS encoding LLM class F420-dependent oxidoreductase, with translation MRLGMIIDYSGGFAETVELLQEYERNGLDLVAMPEAYSFDAVSQLGYIAAKTERLELMSAIFQIYTRTPSLTAMTAAGLDFVSDGRFTLGLGASGPQVIEGFHGVRYDAPLGRTREVIEICRQVWKREPVEYRGKHYTVPLTKEDGGSGLGKPLKIINHPVRSEIPISVAALGPKNVALVAELANGWQPLFFHPGKRDLAWGEPLAEGFAKRDPALGELDIQLQIAFHLGEPSPEAVQAIRNQLALYVGGMGARDKNFYNQLACRYGYEAEAKEIQDLYLSGAKADAAAAVPQELVEAVTLLGDEDSIRRQVAEFHAAGVRTFLLNPLAATDGEKVAQVRRLSEIVKEVAP, from the coding sequence ATGCGGCTCGGCATGATCATCGACTACTCCGGCGGCTTCGCCGAGACCGTGGAGCTGCTCCAGGAGTACGAGCGCAACGGCCTCGACCTGGTCGCGATGCCCGAGGCCTACTCCTTCGACGCGGTCAGCCAGCTCGGCTACATCGCCGCGAAGACCGAGCGACTCGAGCTGATGTCGGCGATCTTCCAGATCTACACCCGCACCCCGTCGTTGACCGCGATGACCGCCGCGGGACTGGACTTCGTGTCCGACGGCCGGTTCACGCTCGGTCTGGGCGCGAGCGGCCCGCAGGTCATCGAGGGCTTCCACGGCGTCAGGTACGACGCCCCGCTGGGGCGCACCCGCGAGGTGATCGAGATCTGCCGGCAGGTGTGGAAGCGCGAGCCCGTCGAGTACCGCGGCAAGCACTACACGGTCCCGCTCACCAAGGAGGACGGCGGCTCGGGCCTGGGCAAGCCGCTCAAGATCATCAACCACCCGGTCCGCAGCGAGATCCCGATCTCGGTCGCCGCCCTCGGCCCGAAGAACGTCGCGCTGGTCGCCGAGCTCGCCAACGGCTGGCAGCCGCTGTTCTTCCACCCCGGCAAGCGCGACCTCGCCTGGGGCGAGCCGCTGGCGGAGGGGTTCGCGAAGCGCGACCCCGCGCTCGGCGAGCTCGACATCCAGCTCCAGATCGCCTTCCACCTCGGCGAGCCGTCGCCGGAGGCGGTGCAGGCGATCCGCAACCAGCTGGCGCTCTACGTCGGCGGGATGGGCGCGCGCGACAAGAACTTCTACAACCAGCTGGCCTGCCGCTACGGCTACGAGGCCGAGGCGAAGGAGATCCAGGACCTCTACCTGTCGGGCGCGAAGGCGGACGCCGCGGCCGCCGTGCCCCAGGAGCTGGTGGAGGCCGTCACCCTGCTCGGTGACGAGGACTCGATCCGCCGGCAGGTCGCCGAGTTCCACGCCGCCGGTGTGCGCACCTTCCTGCTGAACCCGCTCGCCGCCACCGACGGGGAGAAGGTCGCCCAGGTGCGCCGGCTGTCCGAGATCGTCAAGGAGGTCGCCCCGTGA